In Tachysurus fulvidraco isolate hzauxx_2018 chromosome 11, HZAU_PFXX_2.0, whole genome shotgun sequence, one DNA window encodes the following:
- the LOC113637830 gene encoding transmembrane protein 25 isoform X4, with amino-acid sequence MEFVCIRWRAKFSVLLLHTFTWGWTGHARALDPAPKIDGRHHSEVTVQENITHSFNCQSEGWSPQAPPLLTWYLNGERQSEVSGSRGPGRLVMTSPNDKGKMKYSAERNSTFTLRPRKSDRELVCAATNPHGGESYNATVVLNVQFQPEILRVNAHYSETSDPGISLVLFALVRSNPPATITWVDQSGQLVANSSDFLILDSRSYPWLANHSLQVMLSSLSGNVSLSANNSLGATHTNLTLTEFLQSRVEVPVLGIVTGGVAGFVTLLILTLMVLCLLHKDKSKIIEEPVAIPMTQECNRSEKVQVSGVYLPRENMSLPSNVPLNEHSALCKAFELQTEHFNTED; translated from the exons ATGGAGTTTGTGTGCATAAGGTGGAGGGCGAAGTTCTCTGTTCTGCTTTTGCACACCTTTACCTGGGGCTGGACAG gcCATGCGAGAGCTCTTGACCCCGCCCCCAAGATTGATGGACGCCACCACTCTGAGGTCACAGTTCAAGAAAACATCACTCATAGCTTCAATTGCCAATCAGAGGGCTGGAGTCCACAAGCCCCGCCTTTGCTCACCTGGTACCTCAACggtgagagacagagcgaggTTTCAGGTAGCCGGGGTCCAGGGCGTCTTGTGATGACATCACCAAATGACAAGGGAAAGATGAAGTACAGTGCAGAGCGAAACAGCACATTCACTCTTCGGCCCAGGAAGTCGGATCGTGAGCTGGTGTGTGCCGCCACCAACCCGCATGGTGGTGAGAGCTACAACGCCACCGTTGTCCTTAATGTTCAGT TTCAGCCAGAGATTCTGCGAGTCAACGCACACTACAGCGAGACCTCTGACCCCGGGATCTCATTGGTGCTATTTGCATTGGTTCGCTCTAACCCCCCGGCCACCATAACGTGGGTGGATCAATCCGGCCAGCTGGTGGCCAACAGCTCTGACTTCCTCATCCTGGACTCGCGGAGCTACCCATGGCTGGCCAATCACAGTCTGCAAGTCATGCTGAGCAGCTTATCAGGAAATGTCTCCCTCAGCGCCAACAACAGCCTGGGGGCCACCCACACCAACCTGACGCTCACag AATTCCTGCAGTCTCGGGTGGAAGTGCCAGTGCTAGGGATTGTCACCGGTGGTGTCGCAGGCTTTGTCACGCTCCTCATCCTCACTCTAATGGTGCTATGTCTTCTGCATAAAGACAAATCCAAAATTATCG AGGAACCGGTGGCAATTCCCATGACCCAAGAATG TAACAGATCAGAAAAAGTGCAGGTGAGCGGAGTGTATCTGCCTCGTGAGAACATGTCGCTGCCCTCCAACGTGCCGCTCAACGAACACAGTGCTCTCTGTAAAG CTTTCGAACTCCAGACAGAACACTTTAACACGGAAGACTaa
- the LOC113637830 gene encoding transmembrane protein 25 isoform X1: MEFVCIRWRAKFSVLLLHTFTWGWTGHARALDPAPKIDGRHHSEVTVQENITHSFNCQSEGWSPQAPPLLTWYLNGERQSEVSGSRGPGRLVMTSPNDKGKMKYSAERNSTFTLRPRKSDRELVCAATNPHGGESYNATVVLNVQFQPEILRVNAHYSETSDPGISLVLFALVRSNPPATITWVDQSGQLVANSSDFLILDSRSYPWLANHSLQVMLSSLSGNVSLSANNSLGATHTNLTLTEFLQSRVEVPVLGIVTGGVAGFVTLLILTLMVLCLLHKDKSKIIEEPVAIPMTQECNRSEKVQVSGVYLPRENMSLPSNVPLNEHSALCKGQLSNSRQNTLTRKTKDEEEEDLSLAYAARGFARYPMVGYIYKVNSTSSEEIWL; encoded by the exons ATGGAGTTTGTGTGCATAAGGTGGAGGGCGAAGTTCTCTGTTCTGCTTTTGCACACCTTTACCTGGGGCTGGACAG gcCATGCGAGAGCTCTTGACCCCGCCCCCAAGATTGATGGACGCCACCACTCTGAGGTCACAGTTCAAGAAAACATCACTCATAGCTTCAATTGCCAATCAGAGGGCTGGAGTCCACAAGCCCCGCCTTTGCTCACCTGGTACCTCAACggtgagagacagagcgaggTTTCAGGTAGCCGGGGTCCAGGGCGTCTTGTGATGACATCACCAAATGACAAGGGAAAGATGAAGTACAGTGCAGAGCGAAACAGCACATTCACTCTTCGGCCCAGGAAGTCGGATCGTGAGCTGGTGTGTGCCGCCACCAACCCGCATGGTGGTGAGAGCTACAACGCCACCGTTGTCCTTAATGTTCAGT TTCAGCCAGAGATTCTGCGAGTCAACGCACACTACAGCGAGACCTCTGACCCCGGGATCTCATTGGTGCTATTTGCATTGGTTCGCTCTAACCCCCCGGCCACCATAACGTGGGTGGATCAATCCGGCCAGCTGGTGGCCAACAGCTCTGACTTCCTCATCCTGGACTCGCGGAGCTACCCATGGCTGGCCAATCACAGTCTGCAAGTCATGCTGAGCAGCTTATCAGGAAATGTCTCCCTCAGCGCCAACAACAGCCTGGGGGCCACCCACACCAACCTGACGCTCACag AATTCCTGCAGTCTCGGGTGGAAGTGCCAGTGCTAGGGATTGTCACCGGTGGTGTCGCAGGCTTTGTCACGCTCCTCATCCTCACTCTAATGGTGCTATGTCTTCTGCATAAAGACAAATCCAAAATTATCG AGGAACCGGTGGCAATTCCCATGACCCAAGAATG TAACAGATCAGAAAAAGTGCAGGTGAGCGGAGTGTATCTGCCTCGTGAGAACATGTCGCTGCCCTCCAACGTGCCGCTCAACGAACACAGTGCTCTCTGTAAAG GACAGCTTTCGAACTCCAGACAGAACACTTTAACACGGAAGACTaaagatgaggaggaagaggacctCTCATTGGCTTACGCtgccagag gTTTCGCCAGATACCCCATGGTCGGTTACATCTACAAAGTAAACAGCACAAGCAGTGAAGAGATCTGGCTTTGA
- the LOC113637830 gene encoding transmembrane protein 25 isoform X2 has protein sequence MEFVCIRWRAKFSVLLLHTFTWGWTGHARALDPAPKIDGRHHSEVTVQENITHSFNCQSEGWSPQAPPLLTWYLNGERQSEVSGSRGPGRLVMTSPNDKGKMKYSAERNSTFTLRPRKSDRELVCAATNPHGGESYNATVVLNVQFQPEILRVNAHYSETSDPGISLVLFALVRSNPPATITWVDQSGQLVANSSDFLILDSRSYPWLANHSLQVMLSSLSGNVSLSANNSLGATHTNLTLTEFLQSRVEVPVLGIVTGGVAGFVTLLILTLMVLCLLHKDKSKIIEEPVAIPMTQECNRSEKVQVSGVYLPRENMSLPSNVPLNEHSALCKGQLSNSRQNTLTRKTKDEEEEDLSLAYAARGQRSRHLKVSPDTPWSVTSTK, from the exons ATGGAGTTTGTGTGCATAAGGTGGAGGGCGAAGTTCTCTGTTCTGCTTTTGCACACCTTTACCTGGGGCTGGACAG gcCATGCGAGAGCTCTTGACCCCGCCCCCAAGATTGATGGACGCCACCACTCTGAGGTCACAGTTCAAGAAAACATCACTCATAGCTTCAATTGCCAATCAGAGGGCTGGAGTCCACAAGCCCCGCCTTTGCTCACCTGGTACCTCAACggtgagagacagagcgaggTTTCAGGTAGCCGGGGTCCAGGGCGTCTTGTGATGACATCACCAAATGACAAGGGAAAGATGAAGTACAGTGCAGAGCGAAACAGCACATTCACTCTTCGGCCCAGGAAGTCGGATCGTGAGCTGGTGTGTGCCGCCACCAACCCGCATGGTGGTGAGAGCTACAACGCCACCGTTGTCCTTAATGTTCAGT TTCAGCCAGAGATTCTGCGAGTCAACGCACACTACAGCGAGACCTCTGACCCCGGGATCTCATTGGTGCTATTTGCATTGGTTCGCTCTAACCCCCCGGCCACCATAACGTGGGTGGATCAATCCGGCCAGCTGGTGGCCAACAGCTCTGACTTCCTCATCCTGGACTCGCGGAGCTACCCATGGCTGGCCAATCACAGTCTGCAAGTCATGCTGAGCAGCTTATCAGGAAATGTCTCCCTCAGCGCCAACAACAGCCTGGGGGCCACCCACACCAACCTGACGCTCACag AATTCCTGCAGTCTCGGGTGGAAGTGCCAGTGCTAGGGATTGTCACCGGTGGTGTCGCAGGCTTTGTCACGCTCCTCATCCTCACTCTAATGGTGCTATGTCTTCTGCATAAAGACAAATCCAAAATTATCG AGGAACCGGTGGCAATTCCCATGACCCAAGAATG TAACAGATCAGAAAAAGTGCAGGTGAGCGGAGTGTATCTGCCTCGTGAGAACATGTCGCTGCCCTCCAACGTGCCGCTCAACGAACACAGTGCTCTCTGTAAAG GACAGCTTTCGAACTCCAGACAGAACACTTTAACACGGAAGACTaaagatgaggaggaagaggacctCTCATTGGCTTACGCtgccagaggtcagaggtcacggcatctgaaa gTTTCGCCAGATACCCCATGGTCGGTTACATCTACAAAGTAA
- the LOC113637830 gene encoding transmembrane protein 25 isoform X3 produces MEFVCIRWRAKFSVLLLHTFTWGWTGHARALDPAPKIDGRHHSEVTVQENITHSFNCQSEGWSPQAPPLLTWYLNGERQSEVSGSRGPGRLVMTSPNDKGKMKYSAERNSTFTLRPRKSDRELVCAATNPHGVQPEILRVNAHYSETSDPGISLVLFALVRSNPPATITWVDQSGQLVANSSDFLILDSRSYPWLANHSLQVMLSSLSGNVSLSANNSLGATHTNLTLTEFLQSRVEVPVLGIVTGGVAGFVTLLILTLMVLCLLHKDKSKIIEEPVAIPMTQECNRSEKVQVSGVYLPRENMSLPSNVPLNEHSALCKGQLSNSRQNTLTRKTKDEEEEDLSLAYAARGFARYPMVGYIYKVNSTSSEEIWL; encoded by the exons ATGGAGTTTGTGTGCATAAGGTGGAGGGCGAAGTTCTCTGTTCTGCTTTTGCACACCTTTACCTGGGGCTGGACAG gcCATGCGAGAGCTCTTGACCCCGCCCCCAAGATTGATGGACGCCACCACTCTGAGGTCACAGTTCAAGAAAACATCACTCATAGCTTCAATTGCCAATCAGAGGGCTGGAGTCCACAAGCCCCGCCTTTGCTCACCTGGTACCTCAACggtgagagacagagcgaggTTTCAGGTAGCCGGGGTCCAGGGCGTCTTGTGATGACATCACCAAATGACAAGGGAAAGATGAAGTACAGTGCAGAGCGAAACAGCACATTCACTCTTCGGCCCAGGAAGTCGGATCGTGAGCTGGTGTGTGCCGCCACCAACCCGCATGGTG TTCAGCCAGAGATTCTGCGAGTCAACGCACACTACAGCGAGACCTCTGACCCCGGGATCTCATTGGTGCTATTTGCATTGGTTCGCTCTAACCCCCCGGCCACCATAACGTGGGTGGATCAATCCGGCCAGCTGGTGGCCAACAGCTCTGACTTCCTCATCCTGGACTCGCGGAGCTACCCATGGCTGGCCAATCACAGTCTGCAAGTCATGCTGAGCAGCTTATCAGGAAATGTCTCCCTCAGCGCCAACAACAGCCTGGGGGCCACCCACACCAACCTGACGCTCACag AATTCCTGCAGTCTCGGGTGGAAGTGCCAGTGCTAGGGATTGTCACCGGTGGTGTCGCAGGCTTTGTCACGCTCCTCATCCTCACTCTAATGGTGCTATGTCTTCTGCATAAAGACAAATCCAAAATTATCG AGGAACCGGTGGCAATTCCCATGACCCAAGAATG TAACAGATCAGAAAAAGTGCAGGTGAGCGGAGTGTATCTGCCTCGTGAGAACATGTCGCTGCCCTCCAACGTGCCGCTCAACGAACACAGTGCTCTCTGTAAAG GACAGCTTTCGAACTCCAGACAGAACACTTTAACACGGAAGACTaaagatgaggaggaagaggacctCTCATTGGCTTACGCtgccagag gTTTCGCCAGATACCCCATGGTCGGTTACATCTACAAAGTAAACAGCACAAGCAGTGAAGAGATCTGGCTTTGA
- the LOC113637819 gene encoding T-cell surface glycoprotein CD3 gamma chain-like, whose product MKMKWRSLLCLLTCLLMQNLVYGDEEISVKKNGDQFVFTCAKGTWHHGNASNTLSLSYKDGKSGDYKCGPEENYITVTVKFRTCESCIELNESSLSIVIVGNLLATFFIAYAVYSITGQPKNKSFSGNKASDKVNLLNGEQDTYQPLNPGQSAEYSRLKGGRRA is encoded by the exons ATGAAGATGAAGTGGAGAAGTTTGCTCTGTCTGTTGACCTGTTTGCTGATGCAGAATTTGGTCT ATGGAGATGAAGAAATTTCTGTGAAAAAGAATGGTGATCAATTTGTTTTTACTTGTGCAAAGGGCACTTGGCACCATGGAAATGCCTCAAACACACTGAGTTTATCCTACAAAGATGGAAAGTCTGGAGACTATAAATGTGGACCGGAGGAAAATTATATAACAGTTACAGTTAAATTCAGAA cttgtgAAAGCTGCATTGAACTGAACGAATCTTCCTTGTCTATAGTCATTGTCGGGAACCTTTTGGCCACCTTTTTTATCGCCTATGCAGTTTATAGCATTACCGGCCagccaaaaaacaaaagcttctCTGGCAACAAAG CATCAGATAAAGTGAATTTACTCAATGGAGAACAAGACACATATCAG CCACTGAATCCTGGTCAATCTGCGGAATACAGTAGGTTGAAGGGAGGCAGAA